One genomic window of Sulfurovum lithotrophicum includes the following:
- a CDS encoding outer membrane protein yields the protein MKKFSLSLATILAMSTFSMAGGDIAPVEPVVEVVDTWSGPYAGIQAGGVFGDADVSIPAYPSNFSLDPSGFAGGLYMGYNWLLEDNLLLGVEGVYNWMSADDDGLSGGSGGERYKVEQNWDAALLLRAGKVMGDMMPYITGGVAWTELETTYIPDNWGGRTDTVTGWTIGAGIEKKINENLHARIQYRYTNYNTADFFHAGPSHVDYDSSNLMLGVSYRF from the coding sequence ATGAAAAAATTTTCTCTTTCATTAGCAACAATTTTGGCAATGAGTACATTTTCAATGGCAGGTGGAGACATAGCACCGGTAGAACCGGTTGTAGAAGTTGTAGACACATGGAGTGGTCCATATGCCGGAATCCAGGCGGGTGGCGTTTTTGGAGATGCAGATGTCAGTATTCCGGCATATCCGTCTAATTTCAGTCTTGACCCAAGCGGATTTGCCGGCGGCCTCTATATGGGATACAACTGGCTGCTGGAGGATAACTTGCTGCTTGGCGTTGAAGGTGTGTACAATTGGATGTCTGCAGATGATGATGGTCTTAGCGGTGGAAGTGGTGGCGAAAGATATAAAGTGGAACAGAACTGGGATGCCGCCCTCTTGCTTAGAGCCGGAAAAGTCATGGGAGACATGATGCCCTATATCACCGGTGGAGTAGCCTGGACGGAGCTAGAGACAACATATATTCCTGACAACTGGGGTGGCAGAACCGATACTGTTACAGGCTGGACGATCGGCGCTGGTATTGAAAAGAAGATCAATGAAAATCTTCATGCGAGAATTCAATATCGTTATACAAATTATAACACAGCAGATTTCTTTCATGCAGGCCCGTCGCATGTCGATTACGATTCCAGCAACTTGATGCTTGGGGTCAGTTACCGCTTCTGA
- a CDS encoding transposase codes for MAFISQTKMVANAWMRAGNTSDHNNYEAFLNKTFDQVLKENKIRLVRADSGFYSNAFLEWFEKRKLNYIITVKFYENIKYQIGAIEQWVKINDGLDVCNLYFKPQNGKKRRYIIIRKRISKYPNSGGKLLFDAPAYRYSAYVTNMDLPVDQMYNLYNSRADCENRIKEPKYDFGADNFCLSSFFFTTEASFRFILLAYNLMVLFKHQVLQSTMQLKTLRAYCFAKDL; via the coding sequence ATTGCCTTTATTTCACAAACAAAAATGGTCGCCAATGCTTGGATGAGAGCCGGTAATACCTCTGACCATAATAACTATGAAGCCTTTTTGAATAAAACCTTCGATCAGGTACTTAAAGAGAACAAAATCAGATTGGTCAGAGCTGACAGCGGTTTTTACTCCAATGCCTTTCTGGAATGGTTTGAGAAAAGAAAACTCAACTATATCATTACGGTCAAATTTTATGAGAACATCAAATATCAGATCGGAGCGATAGAACAGTGGGTGAAGATCAATGATGGTCTGGATGTCTGCAATCTCTACTTCAAACCACAAAATGGTAAAAAGAGGCGCTATATCATCATACGAAAAAGAATCAGTAAATATCCCAACAGCGGAGGAAAACTTCTCTTTGATGCGCCTGCATACCGTTATAGTGCCTATGTCACCAATATGGATCTGCCTGTAGATCAGATGTACAATCTCTACAACAGCAGGGCTGATTGTGAGAACAGGATCAAAGAGCCCAAATACGACTTTGGTGCGGACAATTTCTGTCTAAGCAGCTTCTTCTTTACCACGGAAGCTTCTTTTAGATTCATACTGCTTGCCTACAATCTGATGGTACTTTTCAAACATCAGGTGCTGCAGTCAACTATGCAGCTAAAGACACTCAGAGCCTATTGCTTTGCAAAGGATCTTTAA
- a CDS encoding glycosyltransferase family 2 protein gives MHNTPFLSVIIPTFTIEKHIEQCLDSVVHQTFHNMEIIIIDDASRDSTPEIIRKYAKRDSRIKPIFHEKNIGPGATRNEGLNLATGRYVTLMDHDDWQDLTKYEKMVQKAQTSNADIVFCNAVEYNETTHETFTLYDPPSMLWRPKPMNFDSLEEKLHSYGQFIPPWTKIVKRDMVKHYDIRFSEREYNKFDDVLFHYLSLLFAKRIEYIDEALYTHRFFPESISAQAETNTDVYFDSFKTWDDLADNCRKNAIEPETVFIYYVKELSSPMYVVENSKMYAKMAQNIIANMKLKKTDFPKKYRKYYHRIMNYSSLKKAHISLRRFRKRIFSQ, from the coding sequence ATGCATAACACCCCTTTCCTTTCAGTGATTATTCCGACCTTTACCATTGAAAAGCATATCGAGCAATGTTTGGATTCTGTAGTTCATCAAACTTTCCATAATATGGAAATTATTATTATTGATGATGCATCCAGAGACTCAACTCCGGAGATTATACGTAAGTATGCGAAACGTGATTCACGAATAAAACCGATATTTCATGAAAAAAATATTGGTCCCGGTGCTACGCGAAACGAAGGATTGAATTTAGCAACGGGACGATATGTAACTCTGATGGATCATGACGATTGGCAGGATCTGACAAAGTATGAAAAAATGGTTCAGAAGGCCCAGACGTCCAATGCTGATATTGTATTCTGCAATGCAGTGGAATACAATGAAACAACGCATGAAACATTCACTCTTTACGATCCTCCCTCTATGCTGTGGAGGCCCAAACCTATGAATTTTGATTCTCTCGAAGAGAAGCTGCATTCCTATGGACAATTTATCCCTCCCTGGACAAAAATTGTCAAGCGTGATATGGTTAAGCATTACGATATACGGTTTTCCGAAAGAGAGTATAATAAATTTGATGATGTTCTCTTTCATTATCTCTCTTTGCTGTTTGCGAAACGAATTGAATATATAGATGAGGCATTATACACTCATCGCTTTTTCCCTGAATCAATTTCTGCACAAGCAGAAACAAATACGGATGTATATTTTGACAGCTTTAAAACATGGGATGATTTGGCAGATAACTGTCGGAAAAACGCTATTGAGCCCGAAACTGTTTTTATATATTATGTAAAAGAGCTATCCTCGCCAATGTATGTGGTTGAGAACAGCAAAATGTATGCGAAAATGGCACAAAATATTATTGCAAATATGAAATTGAAAAAAACAGATTTTCCAAAAAAATACCGAAAGTATTACCATAGAATAATGAACTACTCTTCGCTTAAAAAAGCACATATTTCTCTACGTCGTTTCAGAAAACGTATTTTTTCTCAATAG
- a CDS encoding glycosyltransferase, which yields MSDTTNTKTDTSWLILSHAAAKPGSAVSNHIDDRLPYLKAHGIQPIMLSCSTSGQYNDVPHYRTSEALLPSSLRSRVRNYLKSRIATKWIRQTFQGFALIPILPFYALEKLLLDIDAGWSWTFSVGKKGIALCEEYQPSCIYSTGGSISAHLAAMKIARHAGIPWIAEFQDPLVHDVWPYSRRSLWQYKFIERLICHRAQAVVFLTKAAMEAAQRRTDLGNQGHYIYAGTSPKTLSISPYHKGATMNFSHFGSMGGKRHFGYLFSGLDIVLKENPEWAKFICIHQYGSIDKSAKKIINDSIWKDNVTYHGLVKREIALKHMAETDCLLLIQNPEFWAQETIPAKTFEYLRMGRPILGFLYRNQELFEMLDKPQNSLAQVDDPQAIAKAIKKQIVRWLSDEPFNAHTYTEWTTKDAVDQLVKIAKEISFVHHA from the coding sequence ATGAGTGATACGACAAACACAAAAACTGACACAAGCTGGTTAATCCTTTCCCATGCAGCTGCTAAACCCGGTAGTGCTGTTTCTAATCATATTGATGACCGTCTTCCATATCTGAAAGCGCATGGTATACAGCCTATTATGCTCTCTTGCTCTACCAGTGGCCAGTATAATGACGTGCCACACTATCGTACGAGTGAGGCTTTGTTGCCATCGTCATTGCGAAGCCGAGTCCGTAACTATTTAAAAAGCCGTATTGCGACAAAATGGATACGGCAGACTTTCCAAGGTTTTGCGCTAATTCCGATACTCCCATTCTACGCACTAGAAAAACTACTGCTGGACATAGATGCAGGTTGGTCTTGGACTTTTTCGGTAGGGAAAAAAGGGATAGCTCTTTGCGAGGAGTATCAGCCAAGCTGTATCTACTCGACAGGTGGTTCGATTAGTGCTCACTTGGCGGCAATGAAGATTGCCCGCCACGCCGGCATACCTTGGATTGCGGAATTTCAGGATCCCTTGGTACATGATGTTTGGCCGTATAGCAGGCGGTCATTATGGCAATATAAATTTATCGAACGGCTGATCTGTCATCGTGCGCAGGCGGTAGTATTTCTTACAAAAGCAGCCATGGAGGCAGCACAACGTCGAACAGACCTGGGGAACCAGGGCCATTATATCTATGCGGGAACATCACCCAAAACTCTTTCGATTAGCCCCTATCACAAGGGTGCTACAATGAACTTTTCTCATTTTGGATCAATGGGGGGAAAACGCCACTTTGGGTATTTGTTTTCCGGTCTTGATATTGTTCTTAAGGAGAACCCTGAATGGGCTAAATTTATTTGCATTCATCAGTATGGATCTATTGACAAAAGTGCCAAGAAGATCATCAACGATTCTATTTGGAAAGATAATGTGACCTATCACGGTCTGGTTAAAAGAGAGATTGCTCTAAAGCATATGGCAGAAACCGACTGCCTTCTACTTATTCAAAATCCTGAATTCTGGGCTCAGGAAACTATTCCCGCTAAAACCTTTGAATATCTGCGTATGGGTCGCCCTATTCTAGGGTTTTTGTATAGAAACCAAGAACTGTTTGAAATGCTTGACAAGCCCCAGAATTCTCTAGCGCAAGTTGATGATCCACAAGCAATAGCAAAGGCTATAAAGAAGCAGATTGTTCGTTGGCTTTCTGATGAGCCTTTTAATGCCCATACCTATACCGAGTGGACGACAAAAGATGCGGTTGATCAGTTAGTGAAAATTGCCAAGGAGATTTCATTTGTACATCATGCATAA
- a CDS encoding quinone-dependent dihydroorotate dehydrogenase produces MPLFSYDTVKKILFNFDPETAHTIAGIGLRALPCFPPLQHFLAKQYFVTDPIIEQEFFGRTFKNPVGLGAGFDKNGQYITSMPALGFGFTEIGTVTPKPQPGNPKPRLFRLLEDRSIQNAMGFNNRGMGYMLEQLNKLYFFDYPVGINIGKNKVTPEEKALEDYETLFHAFKDYGDYIVINISSPNTPGLRDLQNEQFIKDIFAMAKRITDQPVLLKIAPDMTAEDAIALCNTAVDAGAAGIIATNTTIDYSLTPHAKDFGGISGALLTEKSYQLFKAIGKELYGKTLLISVGGIDSAEEAYRRIKAGASLVQVYSMLIYKGPALIREINEGLIKLLKKDGYTHISEAIGADWK; encoded by the coding sequence ATGCCACTTTTTTCATACGATACCGTCAAAAAAATACTTTTTAACTTCGATCCTGAAACTGCTCATACCATTGCAGGTATCGGCCTGAGAGCACTGCCCTGCTTTCCCCCGCTTCAGCACTTTCTGGCAAAACAGTATTTCGTGACCGACCCGATCATCGAGCAGGAATTCTTTGGAAGAACCTTCAAAAATCCCGTCGGACTGGGTGCCGGTTTTGACAAGAACGGCCAGTACATCACTTCCATGCCGGCACTCGGTTTCGGTTTTACCGAAATAGGAACGGTGACACCCAAACCACAGCCGGGCAACCCCAAACCAAGACTTTTCAGACTTCTTGAAGACCGGTCCATACAGAATGCCATGGGCTTTAACAACAGAGGGATGGGCTATATGCTTGAGCAGCTCAACAAACTCTACTTCTTCGACTACCCTGTCGGCATCAACATCGGAAAGAACAAGGTAACCCCGGAAGAGAAAGCATTAGAGGACTATGAAACACTTTTCCATGCATTCAAAGACTACGGTGACTACATTGTCATCAACATCTCTTCCCCCAACACTCCGGGACTGAGAGATCTGCAGAATGAACAGTTCATCAAAGACATTTTTGCCATGGCAAAACGTATTACCGACCAGCCCGTACTGCTCAAGATCGCACCGGATATGACGGCTGAAGACGCCATTGCACTGTGCAACACTGCCGTAGATGCCGGTGCAGCGGGGATCATCGCTACCAATACCACCATTGACTACAGCCTTACGCCTCATGCCAAAGATTTCGGCGGTATCTCGGGAGCGTTGCTCACAGAAAAGTCTTACCAGCTCTTCAAAGCCATAGGCAAAGAACTGTACGGTAAAACCCTGCTTATCTCTGTAGGCGGCATCGACTCGGCCGAAGAAGCCTACAGGCGTATCAAAGCAGGTGCTTCGCTTGTACAGGTTTACAGTATGCTCATATACAAAGGCCCTGCGCTCATCAGAGAAATTAACGAGGGACTTATAAAACTGTTAAAAAAAGACGGGTATACTCATATTTCAGAAGCCATCGGCGCTGATTGGAAATAA
- a CDS encoding M16 family metallopeptidase: MNLKTIIKRTVLGLILLSGVLMANSLPKHYTKTLDNGLQVVVIPMDNDSGVITTDIYYKVGSRNEVMGKSGMAHMLEHLSFKSTKKLKEGEFDVIVKGHGGVNNASTGFDKTHYFIKTASKNLSMTLDLFSELMHNLKLTDEEFQKERQVVAEERRLRTDNNPMGYLYFRAFNTHYVYHPYHWLPIGFMEDIQSWKIEDIRAFYHRYYQPENAILVVAGDIKPETVFSEAKKYFGKIKNEHKIPKVTAMEPKVDGAKRAILHKESNQVDTLAILYSIPNFEDDDQVVLSAISHILSNGKSSRFEKKLVHEKQLVNQIYGYNMEMKDPGVFLIMALVSPGVEPETVEKEILSELEKIKNGDVTQAELDKVKINTKAEFIYSLESSNSLTSLYGDYLAKGNLKPLLEYEEKLDKITLKEISRVAKKYFDHDYSTTVILKKHEEKKQ; encoded by the coding sequence ATGAATTTAAAAACAATCATTAAAAGAACAGTATTGGGATTGATACTGTTATCAGGAGTACTCATGGCCAATTCACTGCCAAAACACTATACAAAAACACTTGACAACGGCCTGCAGGTCGTGGTCATACCTATGGACAATGATTCGGGTGTCATTACCACCGACATTTACTACAAAGTCGGAAGCAGAAACGAAGTTATGGGTAAAAGCGGCATGGCACATATGCTTGAGCATTTGAGTTTCAAATCGACCAAAAAGCTCAAAGAGGGCGAATTTGACGTCATTGTCAAAGGGCATGGCGGCGTCAACAACGCATCAACAGGTTTCGATAAGACACATTATTTCATCAAGACCGCCAGCAAGAACCTCTCCATGACACTCGACCTGTTCAGCGAACTGATGCACAATCTCAAACTCACAGACGAAGAGTTTCAAAAAGAACGTCAGGTCGTAGCCGAGGAAAGACGTCTCAGAACGGACAACAACCCTATGGGATACCTCTATTTCAGGGCATTCAACACACATTATGTCTACCACCCCTACCACTGGCTGCCCATCGGTTTTATGGAAGACATACAGTCGTGGAAGATCGAAGATATCAGAGCGTTCTACCACCGTTACTACCAGCCTGAAAATGCCATTCTGGTCGTTGCCGGAGATATCAAGCCCGAAACGGTCTTCAGTGAAGCCAAAAAATATTTCGGAAAGATCAAAAATGAGCACAAGATCCCCAAAGTCACAGCCATGGAACCCAAAGTGGACGGAGCCAAAAGAGCCATTCTGCACAAAGAGAGCAACCAGGTGGATACCCTTGCCATCCTCTACTCTATTCCCAACTTCGAAGATGACGACCAGGTGGTCCTTTCCGCTATCAGCCACATCCTGAGCAACGGGAAAAGCAGCCGTTTCGAGAAAAAACTGGTCCATGAAAAACAGCTTGTCAACCAGATCTACGGTTACAATATGGAGATGAAAGACCCGGGTGTATTCCTCATCATGGCACTTGTTTCTCCGGGGGTCGAACCTGAAACCGTTGAAAAAGAGATACTCTCAGAGCTTGAGAAGATCAAGAACGGCGATGTTACACAGGCAGAACTCGACAAAGTAAAGATCAATACCAAAGCAGAATTCATTTACTCGCTGGAGAGCTCCAACTCACTGACAAGCCTTTACGGAGACTATCTTGCCAAAGGAAATCTCAAGCCTTTACTTGAATATGAAGAGAAATTGGATAAAATTACACTCAAAGAGATCAGTCGGGTAGCCAAAAAGTATTTTGACCATGACTATTCAACCACTGTGATCCTCAAAAAACACGAAGAGAAAAAACAGTAA
- the dapA gene encoding 4-hydroxy-tetrahydrodipicolinate synthase → MNNYISGATTAIITPFKNGTLDEATYAALIQRQIDNNIDAICPVGTTGESATLSHDEHKRCIEIAVEVCKGSRAKVLAGAGSNATHEAIDIAKHAEACGVDALFSVSPYYNKPSQEGLYQHYKAIASAVEVPFMLYNVPGRTGVDILPDTVKRLFDDVWNIMGIKEATGSIERTVELLAKVPDLYVFSGDDAIDFPILASGGKGITSVTANLLPDMKADLTHAALRGDFKTSKAINDELFEINKILFCESNPIPIKAAMYIAGLIDTLEYRLPLVPPSSENMKKIEDVMKKYKIVGV, encoded by the coding sequence ATGAACAACTACATAAGCGGTGCGACCACTGCTATCATTACACCATTCAAGAACGGTACACTGGATGAAGCGACCTATGCCGCCCTCATCCAGAGACAGATCGACAACAACATCGATGCTATCTGTCCTGTAGGTACCACGGGGGAGAGTGCGACACTCAGCCATGACGAGCATAAAAGATGCATAGAGATCGCTGTTGAAGTATGCAAAGGCAGCAGGGCAAAAGTCCTTGCAGGTGCGGGAAGCAATGCAACACATGAAGCCATTGACATCGCCAAACATGCCGAAGCCTGCGGTGTCGATGCCCTCTTCTCCGTCAGCCCCTACTACAACAAACCAAGCCAGGAAGGGCTCTACCAGCACTACAAAGCGATCGCCTCGGCAGTCGAAGTCCCCTTTATGCTTTACAATGTTCCCGGACGGACAGGTGTGGACATCCTCCCCGATACGGTCAAAAGACTTTTTGATGATGTATGGAATATCATGGGGATCAAAGAAGCGACAGGTTCCATCGAGAGAACGGTGGAACTCTTGGCAAAAGTACCTGACCTCTATGTCTTCTCCGGTGATGATGCGATCGACTTTCCCATTTTGGCAAGCGGTGGAAAAGGAATTACTTCTGTAACAGCCAATCTGCTGCCTGACATGAAAGCGGATCTGACACACGCAGCGCTTAGAGGGGATTTCAAAACCTCCAAAGCAATCAATGATGAACTCTTTGAGATCAATAAAATTCTCTTCTGTGAAAGCAATCCTATTCCGATCAAGGCGGCGATGTACATCGCCGGTCTCATCGATACCCTGGAATACAGACTGCCTCTTGTACCGCCAAGCAGCGAGAATATGAAGAAGATAGAAGATGTCATGAAAAAATATAAAATCGTAGGAGTGTAA
- a CDS encoding enoyl-ACP reductase: MGEMKGKTVVITGATKGIGKACAEKFAQNGVNVAFTYNSNKDAADVIAQELMDSYGIKAKAYPLDILDTDQFKPLFASIDEDFDRVDFFVSNAMIYGRPVVGGYGKFMKLRPKKGLANIYTATVGAFVAGSQEAAKRMEKVGGGAIVTLSSTGNLIYIENYAGHGTNKAAVEAMARYAAVELGEMGIRVNAVSGGPIDTDALKAFTNYEEVKAETIKRSAVNRMGSPEDLAGSVYFLCTDDASWITGQTIVVDGGTTFR, translated from the coding sequence ATGGGTGAAATGAAAGGGAAGACCGTTGTTATTACGGGAGCGACGAAGGGAATAGGTAAAGCCTGTGCCGAAAAGTTCGCTCAGAACGGAGTGAATGTCGCATTCACCTACAACAGCAACAAAGATGCAGCAGATGTGATCGCTCAGGAGCTCATGGATAGTTACGGTATCAAAGCCAAAGCATATCCCCTCGATATCCTCGATACCGATCAGTTCAAACCGCTTTTTGCTTCTATCGACGAAGATTTTGACAGAGTAGATTTCTTCGTTTCCAACGCGATGATCTACGGACGCCCTGTTGTCGGCGGTTACGGTAAGTTCATGAAACTCAGACCCAAAAAAGGTCTGGCAAACATCTATACTGCCACAGTCGGTGCCTTTGTAGCCGGTTCACAGGAAGCTGCCAAACGCATGGAAAAAGTAGGCGGCGGTGCCATTGTAACGCTTAGCTCTACGGGTAACCTCATCTATATCGAGAACTATGCCGGCCACGGTACGAACAAAGCCGCAGTGGAAGCCATGGCACGCTATGCAGCTGTTGAGCTTGGCGAAATGGGTATCAGGGTCAATGCCGTCTCCGGCGGGCCAATCGACACAGATGCCCTCAAAGCATTCACCAATTACGAAGAGGTCAAAGCCGAGACCATCAAACGTTCAGCTGTCAACAGAATGGGAAGCCCCGAAGACCTCGCCGGTTCAGTCTACTTCCTCTGTACGGACGACGCCAGCTGGATCACCGGACAGACCATTGTAGTGGATGGCGGAACGACATTCCGCTAA
- the pgsA gene encoding CDP-diacylglycerol--glycerol-3-phosphate 3-phosphatidyltransferase, giving the protein MASSQIFNIPNILAFIRLLLAPLMFLFLVNQDASIFEGIDRSWLNYFAAFIFVVASATDFFDGYIARTFNQVTVLGAILDPLADKMLTLAGFLGLMMLDWASPWAIFLILTRELFITGLRVSAMSQGMDISASWMGKVKTVVQMIAIGFLLMQWPGGTVLLWIAVVLTLYSGYEYVRDFFQKMSHHPID; this is encoded by the coding sequence ATGGCATCATCACAAATTTTCAATATCCCCAACATCCTTGCCTTCATCCGCCTCCTCCTCGCACCCCTCATGTTCCTCTTCCTCGTCAATCAAGATGCCAGTATCTTTGAAGGCATTGACAGATCATGGCTGAACTATTTTGCTGCCTTCATCTTTGTGGTCGCCTCGGCAACGGACTTCTTCGACGGCTACATAGCCCGTACTTTCAACCAGGTAACCGTTCTGGGTGCCATTCTCGACCCTCTGGCGGACAAAATGCTTACCCTTGCAGGTTTTCTTGGGCTGATGATGCTTGACTGGGCATCTCCCTGGGCGATCTTTCTCATTCTTACCAGGGAACTTTTCATTACCGGCCTTCGTGTCTCTGCCATGAGCCAGGGAATGGATATTTCCGCCTCCTGGATGGGCAAGGTTAAAACCGTGGTGCAGATGATCGCCATTGGTTTTTTACTGATGCAGTGGCCCGGAGGTACAGTTCTTTTATGGATTGCCGTCGTCCTTACACTCTACTCCGGCTATGAATATGTCAGAGATTTCTTCCAAAAAATGTCCCATCATCCAATTGATTAA
- the feoB gene encoding ferrous iron transport protein B, whose product MKQIVVALAGQPNVGKSSLINAISNAKLKVGNFSGVTVDKTEVVFKMCHEQSCEDYEVHIIDLPGAYSLTEYTIEEKVTKSFLQSDEYDIIVNVVDSTNLQRNLLFTTQLLETGKKVVVALNMSDEAQKEGIEIDEKQLSIILGVPCIKTSANTGEGIEELKKAIVEVYEKKETTSKVIYSDPIEEEIAHIVDFLKEKNYKSDLPYRHLAVKLLQEDEDVYKKMHDEPIWIELLPIIREALQHIYLHTGTKNIEEIFADEHFAFAKGAKMEVISVKSMKAKNLTQKIDNLLINKILGIPLFLFFMWALFQLTFELGAVPMDWIDAGFVWLADQARTLLGNGEMASLVADGIIGGVGAVIMFLPNIIILFVGIALLETTGYMSRVAFLLDGFFHKFGLHGKSFIPLVTGFGCSVPAYMAARILKNEKDRLITLFIIGFMSCGARLPIYVLFAGAFFGQEHAGNILFIIYISGAMLGLFMAKALKTFVFKGDDEPFVMEMPKYRMPSLKLIWHTVYGQAKSYLNKAGTFILAASVLVWFASNYPKDPTLEAQYQTKIEQVQSSAKKAELNNELQSKLLEQSYLGKIGHASEAFFEPIGMDWRMSVALEAGLAAKEVVVSTLGVLYSLGDQVDQESNSLIAQIRAQIPFASAIAFIVFVMVYLPCFAASAVFAKEAGGWKYLAYLFFMTTASAWILSFIAYRVTLLITGG is encoded by the coding sequence ATGAAGCAAATAGTCGTTGCACTTGCGGGGCAGCCCAATGTAGGAAAGTCCTCTCTTATTAATGCGATCTCCAATGCCAAACTCAAAGTCGGTAACTTTTCAGGGGTCACGGTAGACAAGACGGAAGTGGTCTTCAAGATGTGCCACGAACAGTCATGCGAAGATTACGAGGTACACATTATCGACCTTCCAGGTGCCTATTCGCTGACCGAATATACTATTGAAGAGAAAGTGACCAAAAGTTTCCTTCAGAGCGATGAATATGACATCATCGTCAATGTGGTGGACTCCACCAATCTGCAAAGAAACCTCCTTTTTACCACCCAGTTGCTTGAAACAGGTAAAAAGGTTGTTGTAGCGCTCAACATGAGCGATGAAGCCCAAAAAGAAGGCATCGAGATAGATGAAAAGCAGCTCTCTATCATTCTGGGTGTCCCATGTATCAAGACTTCTGCCAATACCGGTGAAGGTATCGAAGAACTTAAAAAAGCTATCGTAGAGGTTTATGAGAAGAAAGAAACTACTTCAAAAGTGATATACTCTGACCCTATCGAAGAGGAGATCGCCCATATCGTTGACTTCCTGAAAGAGAAGAACTACAAAAGTGACCTTCCCTACCGTCATCTTGCAGTCAAACTGCTTCAGGAAGATGAAGATGTCTACAAAAAGATGCATGACGAACCTATCTGGATAGAACTGCTGCCCATCATCAGAGAAGCGCTGCAGCACATCTACCTTCACACGGGAACCAAAAACATTGAAGAGATCTTTGCCGATGAACACTTCGCTTTTGCCAAAGGGGCAAAAATGGAAGTTATATCAGTCAAATCCATGAAAGCAAAGAACCTTACACAAAAGATTGACAATCTGCTTATCAACAAGATCCTCGGTATCCCGCTCTTTCTCTTCTTCATGTGGGCCTTGTTTCAACTCACATTTGAACTGGGTGCCGTACCGATGGACTGGATCGATGCCGGATTTGTCTGGCTTGCCGACCAGGCAAGAACGCTGCTCGGAAACGGTGAGATGGCTTCACTCGTTGCAGATGGGATCATAGGCGGTGTGGGTGCGGTCATCATGTTTCTTCCGAACATCATCATCCTCTTTGTAGGTATAGCGCTGCTGGAAACTACAGGGTATATGAGCCGTGTCGCTTTTTTGCTTGACGGTTTTTTCCACAAATTCGGACTTCACGGAAAAAGTTTCATTCCCCTTGTGACCGGGTTCGGATGTTCCGTACCTGCCTACATGGCAGCAAGAATCCTGAAAAATGAAAAAGACAGGCTCATCACCCTCTTTATCATCGGCTTTATGAGCTGTGGCGCGCGACTGCCCATCTATGTACTCTTTGCCGGTGCTTTCTTCGGACAGGAGCATGCAGGGAACATCCTTTTCATCATCTATATTTCCGGAGCGATGCTCGGACTCTTCATGGCAAAAGCACTGAAGACATTCGTTTTCAAGGGAGATGATGAACCGTTTGTTATGGAAATGCCAAAATACCGTATGCCCTCTTTAAAACTCATCTGGCATACAGTCTATGGTCAGGCAAAGAGCTACCTCAACAAAGCAGGTACATTCATTCTTGCAGCTTCAGTGCTTGTCTGGTTTGCAAGCAACTACCCCAAAGATCCTACTTTGGAAGCACAGTACCAGACAAAGATAGAGCAGGTACAGAGCAGTGCCAAAAAAGCCGAACTGAACAACGAGCTTCAGTCAAAACTTCTTGAGCAAAGCTACCTTGGAAAGATAGGCCATGCAAGTGAAGCGTTCTTTGAACCGATTGGTATGGACTGGCGTATGTCCGTGGCGCTGGAAGCAGGACTGGCAGCCAAGGAAGTGGTCGTCTCCACCCTTGGGGTCCTCTATTCACTGGGCGACCAGGTCGATCAGGAGAGTAACAGCCTCATCGCCCAGATACGCGCACAGATACCTTTTGCTTCCGCCATTGCCTTCATTGTCTTTGTCATGGTCTACCTACCCTGTTTTGCGGCATCGGCTGTTTTTGCCAAAGAGGCAGGCGGATGGAAGTATCTGGCCTACCTTTTCTTCATGACCACGGCCAGTGCGTGGATATTGAGCTTTATTGCTTACAGAGTAACACTATTGATCACAGGAGGATGA
- a CDS encoding FeoA family protein, translating into MKLTELTKGDRAEIIRIDADKALKDRLNSFGVMRGEELTVKGCSLAKQTMEIEVGSTLIALRKEEAEKIEVKKI; encoded by the coding sequence ATGAAACTTACAGAATTGACAAAAGGCGACAGAGCCGAGATCATAAGAATAGATGCTGACAAAGCACTGAAAGACCGATTGAACTCATTTGGTGTTATGCGTGGGGAGGAACTCACTGTCAAAGGATGTTCCCTCGCCAAACAGACCATGGAGATAGAGGTTGGCAGCACCTTGATCGCCCTTCGTAAAGAAGAAGCCGAAAAGATAGAAGTCAAAAAAATATAA